TTTTTGTAAAAGAAGAACTTTATTATCTTTTAACAGCACGCAATTTGTCACCCGCTGCACTTTCGTCACCTCAATTAAGCCGTACGCCTTTATATGCAATACTTCAACATACTAAAGTTATTTCCTTCTTTTCATTATACTATTTTTGTAAATCAGCCACAATGAATACAAATGCTATAATTTCACCAAAAAAAAACAGAACAAAAAAAGAGCACAGGATCACCTGTGCAGGAATAAAGGATTATATTTTAAAAGGGGGTCAATTTCTACTTTTATCATACCCAAAGATTATTTCACTTCTGTTACAGGAGAATTAAAACGCAATTACTTTTTTCGGTGCCTGGCCCCTATCGCGGCAACGCGTTAAAGCAGTCGGGGCCAGACCCTCATCGCGTTAATGCGATGAAGGAGTGGCCCCGTTTGGTTTTTATGCTTTTATTTTTAGTTCTTCTTTAAGTTCTTCTATATAATGCTGGGCACTTTGGGCTGCGATGCTTCCATCGCCTGTTGCTGTCACAATTTGGCGCAGCGATTTCTCACGGATATCGCCTGCCGCGAAAATGCCGGGCACTTTAGTTTCCATTCTGTCATTTGTTTCAATATAACCATTTTCATTTGTAATTCCGAGTTTTTCAAATGGCTTAGAGAGCGGCACCATGCCGATATATACAAAGACACCGTCTGTCTTAAATTCTTTTTCTTCACCTGTTTTTGTGGAAACAAGGGTTACACTGTCGACTTTACCGTCTTTTCCATTGATTTCCTTAACTGTATGACTCCAAATAAAATCAATTTTATCATTAGCAAAGGCACGTTGCTGAAGAATCGCCTGTGCACGAAGCTCGTCACGGCGGTGAACGATCGTCACTTTCGACGCAAATCTTGTTAAATATACGCCTTCTTCAACTGCAGAGTCCCCGCCGCCGACAACAACAAGCTCTTTTCCTTTAAAAAAGGCTCCGTCACAAACGGCACAATAAGATACGCCGCGTCCGCCAAGTTCTTTTTCACCCGGAACGCCAAGCTTTTTAAATTCAGCACCGGTCGCAATAATGACCGCGCGGGCTTTGTATTCTTTTGAACCGGCTACAACGGTTTTATACTCTTTCCCGTCAATCACTTCTTTTATATCACCGTAGGCATATTCTGCACCGAATTTTTTCGCATGTTCGAACATTTTTGTTGATAATTCAGGACCAAGAATATGATCAAAGCCAGGATAGTTTTCAACATCTTCGGTATTAGCCATTTGCCCTCCCGGCACGCCGCGCTCAATCATTAACGTTGAAAGGTTGGCACGGGAAGTATAAACGGCAGCTGTCATTCCGGCAGGACCGGCTCCGGCAATGATGACGTCATAAATTTTTTCTTCTGACACTTTTTACACTCCTTTAAAGTAATAGGGTCGAAATTAATAAGATCATGATCCTTATTATTTCCTATCTACACCTATCCTATAAGACCCAAGTGTTAATGTCCAAAAAATTGCTCACCGGAGACAGCTGTTCACCAATTTTATATATTTTTGCAACGTGGACAGAGAAACCCCATACTGGCTGGCGATTGATTGCTGCGATTCTTTCTCATCCCGCAATTTATGCCAAATATACTCGATGGCGCCTGCCCATGCTTTCGTATTTTTAAGACTAATGTTTGTTTTTGCAGCTTCTGCAAAAACAGAAAACCACAGTAAATAAAGACCGGCTTGTTTTGTTCCAATCGGCTGATGTATTTCATATAAAACTTTTGCAGTTTCATGAGCCATTTTTACAAACCGTCCGCAGGAATGTTCTTCCCTTTCTTTAATAAAACATAAATATTCTTGTTCTAATTCGGACAGTTTCGCGTTTGAAACTACTTGTCTAGATGAAAGAATTTCATCTTTTTGGCCGGAAAGAGAAGTTAGGAAAATGGCAAAAAGCCGCTCTTCGATAAAATCACTTTCATATTTTTTCAGGATCGAGGCAATATGGTCTTCAAAACCGCTGACCGAAGGCCTTTCCTCATTCCACGGTTCAAGGCCGGCTTTCTCAGGATTGAACTCCAATACCTTTTTCCATATATTGCGGGCTGCTTGTTCTCTCCCGGTATAATACGAAGAGATTGACAGCCAATAGTAAAATCCGCCGTCCCCGTCATATCCTTGCTTATAAAGCTTCTTAAGCCAGAAATAAGCCAGTTCATATTCGCCGATTAGCGCAAAAGTAGCCCCAAGCTTAAACTGATGCTCACTTGAAAGCGGTTTAATTTTCGCCAAAACTTCTTTCATTTTTTTTACTTCTTTTGTTTTGCTCTGGTAAAAAGAAAATACTAATTTATTGCAAAGAGCATGTAAATTGCCCGGATTTAAACGCAAAACTTCATTTAATATATCCTCGGCTTTTTTGATTTCTCCGAGATAAAAGTATGCGAGCGCAAGGTTATTGTACGCTGACCAATATTCCGGATATTCTTTAATTACCCCATTTAATAATTCAATTGCCTTTGGAAAATGGCCTGATTCAAGCAATTCACGAGCCTGTTCTTGTTTAATGATAAGGTCATCCTCTTCATACAGCTCTTCTCCAAGCCCTTCCGATTCCAAATTCAACAGATAGAGCAAGTCCTCTGCATCTTCCGTAAACTCTCCGTCCTGATCTAATTCTAAATAGAGTTTAGCATGGTAGCATGCATCTTTGAAAAATCCGAGATGGGCATAATTATTTGCAAGAAAATAGTGGCATTCCACCATTTCTTCGTCCAATTCTTCGAGGATAAAGTGCAAAAGACGATTTGAATTTTGGTACTCTCCTAACTCTGTATACACAATCGCCAACTGGCAGGCAATCATCGGCTCGCCCGGTTCCAGTTGCATGGCCCTGTGCAAATATTTTTTTGCTTTTTGAAAATCACGTCTCTGGTATGCTTTTATCCCCTTTGAGAAATAATACTCCCCTGTTGGAATAAACGAAAGCAACATTCCCTTTTGATGTCTTGCTTTTGAATCTTTCCCCATGCAATCCTCCAATAATCATTATTAACTTAAATAGTATAACATAAGAGCAAGCCGAAAGAGAAGAGGGTGGGCTCGATGGCTACGCACTCCATCGCTTTATTGTTTTACCGCTTTAACGTGTCGCGGGCCAGACCCTCAATGCGTTAACGCGTTAACGGATCGAGGGCCAGACCCTCGTTGAGGGTCCGGCCCCTATTTTTCGTGCCGTTTGGACAATACTTTGAGGATTTCTTTGAACGGAAGCTGCTGTTCTCTTAAAAGCACCAGTAAGTGATAAAGCAAATCAGCGGCTTCCCATTTTAACTCATCCGCATCGCGGTTTTTTGCGGCGATAATGACTT
The window above is part of the Bacillus methanolicus genome. Proteins encoded here:
- a CDS encoding tetratricopeptide repeat protein, which encodes MGKDSKARHQKGMLLSFIPTGEYYFSKGIKAYQRRDFQKAKKYLHRAMQLEPGEPMIACQLAIVYTELGEYQNSNRLLHFILEELDEEMVECHYFLANNYAHLGFFKDACYHAKLYLELDQDGEFTEDAEDLLYLLNLESEGLGEELYEEDDLIIKQEQARELLESGHFPKAIELLNGVIKEYPEYWSAYNNLALAYFYLGEIKKAEDILNEVLRLNPGNLHALCNKLVFSFYQSKTKEVKKMKEVLAKIKPLSSEHQFKLGATFALIGEYELAYFWLKKLYKQGYDGDGGFYYWLSISSYYTGREQAARNIWKKVLEFNPEKAGLEPWNEERPSVSGFEDHIASILKKYESDFIEERLFAIFLTSLSGQKDEILSSRQVVSNAKLSELEQEYLCFIKEREEHSCGRFVKMAHETAKVLYEIHQPIGTKQAGLYLLWFSVFAEAAKTNISLKNTKAWAGAIEYIWHKLRDEKESQQSIASQYGVSLSTLQKYIKLVNSCLR
- the trxB gene encoding thioredoxin-disulfide reductase, yielding MSEEKIYDVIIAGAGPAGMTAAVYTSRANLSTLMIERGVPGGQMANTEDVENYPGFDHILGPELSTKMFEHAKKFGAEYAYGDIKEVIDGKEYKTVVAGSKEYKARAVIIATGAEFKKLGVPGEKELGGRGVSYCAVCDGAFFKGKELVVVGGGDSAVEEGVYLTRFASKVTIVHRRDELRAQAILQQRAFANDKIDFIWSHTVKEINGKDGKVDSVTLVSTKTGEEKEFKTDGVFVYIGMVPLSKPFEKLGITNENGYIETNDRMETKVPGIFAAGDIREKSLRQIVTATGDGSIAAQSAQHYIEELKEELKIKA